From Coffea arabica cultivar ET-39 chromosome 2e, Coffea Arabica ET-39 HiFi, whole genome shotgun sequence, the proteins below share one genomic window:
- the LOC113729376 gene encoding 2-oxoglutarate-dependent dioxygenase 19-like encodes MPEEAKLKFETTNPLYPVTVRSGSTIHDKSNQTVLFWRDYLRFFVHPELYCPDKPQEFRDLISEYSQRTRDLASKLLQGVSKSLGMEKDKIQKAMDLDHGTQIFAANYYPPCPQPELAIGIPPHTDHGLLTFLLQNGVGGLEIQHKGQWFHVNALPNSIFVNAADQLEILSNGKHKSVWHRAVVNNEKTRITLVVPNGPSPDTIVTPAAPLLREAPAAYGPMKYMEYVNVQRVTRLHEKPLLDRLKLH; translated from the exons ATGCCGGAGGAGGCGAAGCTTAAGTTTGAAACCACAAATCCCCTGTATCCTGTCACGGTCAGGTCTGGCAGCACAATCCACGATAAATCCAACCAAACAGTCCTCTTCTGGAGAGATTATCTAAGGTTCTTTGTGCATCCAGAGCTCTACTGTCCTGATAAACCCCAAGAGTTCAG GGATCTTATATCGGAGTATTCACAAAGAACCAGAGATTTGGCTAGCAAATTACTCCAAGGAGTATCAAAAAGCTTGGGCATGGAAAAAGACAAGATCCAGAAAGCCATGGACTTGGATCATGGCACCCAAATCTTCGCTGCAAATTACTATCCACCCTGTCCTCAACCTGAATTGGCAATAGGCATACCACCTCACACAGATCATGGCCTTTTGACCTTTCTTCTGCAAAATGGAGTTGGAGGCCTTGAGATACAACACAAAGGCCAGTGGTTCCACGTTAATGCCCTTCCCAACTCCATTTTCGTCAACGCTGCCGATCAGCTCGAG ATATTGAGCAACGGGAAGCACAAGAGTGTGTGGCACAGAGCGGTTGTGAACAACGAAAAGACTAGAATTACCTTAGTGGTGCCGAATGGTCCGTCACCTGATACAATTGTCACCCCAGCCGCGCCGCTGCTGCGTGAAGCTCCGGCAGCATATGGTCCGATGAAGTACATGGAATACGTGAATGTACAACGTGTGACCAGACTTCACGAGAAGCCCCTCTTGGATCGACTCAAGCTGCATTAA
- the LOC113732759 gene encoding probable protein S-acyltransferase 17 isoform X2, with the protein MEVQWLLVCHGLVTLLVIVSFLCGNWPIFQGTFIQRIHIFLTFGAYDYFRRFVVLVFGPKGTGALASLEYYCCDRPNPILQIIYLGIIGGTSYILVKSSFSYIPGYYLGEVHRYTSILAVAVGILLFLVTSFSDPGTVNIENVSQYLAAYPYDNIIFFEKDCSTCKIPRPARSKHCSVCNRCVARFDHHCGWMNNCIGEKNTRYFMAFLLWHFLLCVYGVIAILFLLAGRLKELQVIHILTVYYGIANSFRSLAPHVVQWLLSSYNTQILIMAFLAIVSLLLSGFFGYHAKLCITNTTTNESFFPSDGIVSCLWMD; encoded by the exons ATGGAAGTACAGTGGCTTCTGGTGTGCCACGGTCTGGTCACACTGCTGGTGATTGTATCCTTCCTCTGCGGCAATTGGCCAATTTTTCAGGGCACCTTCATTCAACGTATCCATATTTTTCTTACCTTTGGAGCTTATGATTATTTCAg GCGGTTTGTCGTGCTTGTGTTTGGGCCTAAAGGAACTGGAGCGCTGGCATCACTGGAATACTATTGTTGTGATCGCCCTAACCCAATTTTACAG ATAATATATCTTGGAATAATCGGAGGTACGTCTTACATCCTTGTGAAGTCATCTTTCAGCTATATTCCAGGATATTACCTTGGTGAAGTCCACAG ATACACAAGCATTTTGGCTGTAGCCGTGGGTATCCTACTTTTTCTTGTGACAAGCTTTTCTGATCCAGGAACTGTGAATATTGAGAATGTATCTCAGTATCTTGCTGCCTATCCCTATGACAACATTATATTTTTTGAGAAAGATTGTTCAACTTGCAAGATTCCAAG ACCTGCAAGGTCCAAGCATTGCAGTGTGTGCAATCGTTGTGTTGCTCGATTTGACCATCATTGTGGATGGATG AACAATTGCATTGGCGAGAAGAACACCAGATATTTCATGGCTTTTCTTCTTTG GCACTTTCTTCTTTGTGTTTATGGAGTGATTgcaattttgtttcttcttgCTGGTCGGCTGAAAGAACTACAAGTGATACATATATTGACAG TGTATTATGGGATTGCAAATTCATTCAGAAGCTTGGCTCCACATGTGGTACAG TGGTTGCTCAGCTCCTACAATACACAAATACTTATCATGGCGTTTCTAGCCATTGTTTCTCTACTACTATCTGGTTTCTTTGGATACCATGCTAAATTATGCATCACAAACACCACAACAAATGAG TCATTCTTTCCCTCTGATGGGATTGTATCTTGTCTATGGATGGATTGA
- the LOC113732759 gene encoding probable protein S-acyltransferase 17 isoform X1: MEVQWLLVCHGLVTLLVIVSFLCGNWPIFQGTFIQRIHIFLTFGAYDYFRRFVVLVFGPKGTGALASLEYYCCDRPNPILQIIYLGIIGGTSYILVKSSFSYIPGYYLGEVHRYTSILAVAVGILLFLVTSFSDPGTVNIENVSQYLAAYPYDNIIFFEKDCSTCKIPRPARSKHCSVCNRCVARFDHHCGWMNNCIGEKNTRYFMAFLLWHFLLCVYGVIAILFLLAGRLKELQVIHILTVYYGIANSFRSLAPHVVQWLLSSYNTQILIMAFLAIVSLLLSGFFGYHAKLCITNTTTNETFKWKEYLSWQRKLLEAKASEAALKESLVELSLDKKLPQSKLKAIFRRSRLEEVEVVQNNIYDKGFLHNLYEIIFPYSTRKSFSQKKSKLR; encoded by the exons ATGGAAGTACAGTGGCTTCTGGTGTGCCACGGTCTGGTCACACTGCTGGTGATTGTATCCTTCCTCTGCGGCAATTGGCCAATTTTTCAGGGCACCTTCATTCAACGTATCCATATTTTTCTTACCTTTGGAGCTTATGATTATTTCAg GCGGTTTGTCGTGCTTGTGTTTGGGCCTAAAGGAACTGGAGCGCTGGCATCACTGGAATACTATTGTTGTGATCGCCCTAACCCAATTTTACAG ATAATATATCTTGGAATAATCGGAGGTACGTCTTACATCCTTGTGAAGTCATCTTTCAGCTATATTCCAGGATATTACCTTGGTGAAGTCCACAG ATACACAAGCATTTTGGCTGTAGCCGTGGGTATCCTACTTTTTCTTGTGACAAGCTTTTCTGATCCAGGAACTGTGAATATTGAGAATGTATCTCAGTATCTTGCTGCCTATCCCTATGACAACATTATATTTTTTGAGAAAGATTGTTCAACTTGCAAGATTCCAAG ACCTGCAAGGTCCAAGCATTGCAGTGTGTGCAATCGTTGTGTTGCTCGATTTGACCATCATTGTGGATGGATG AACAATTGCATTGGCGAGAAGAACACCAGATATTTCATGGCTTTTCTTCTTTG GCACTTTCTTCTTTGTGTTTATGGAGTGATTgcaattttgtttcttcttgCTGGTCGGCTGAAAGAACTACAAGTGATACATATATTGACAG TGTATTATGGGATTGCAAATTCATTCAGAAGCTTGGCTCCACATGTGGTACAG TGGTTGCTCAGCTCCTACAATACACAAATACTTATCATGGCGTTTCTAGCCATTGTTTCTCTACTACTATCTGGTTTCTTTGGATACCATGCTAAATTATGCATCACAAACACCACAACAAATGAG ACATTTAAGTGGAAAGAGTATTTAAGCTGGCAGAGGAAGCTGCTTGAGGCAAAGGCAAGTGAGGCAGCCCTTAAAGAAAGTTTAGTTGAACTGAGCCTTGATAAGAAGCTTCCGCAGAGCAAATTGAAGGCCATATTCAGGAGATCTCGTCTAGAAGAGGTGGAGGTTGTTCAAAATAACATTTATGATAAAGGCTTCCTCCACAATTTATATGAGATAATTTTTCCTTATTCAACAAGAAAGTCATTTtcacaaaagaaatcaaaattgCGTTAG
- the LOC113732738 gene encoding uncharacterized protein isoform X2, translated as MASVVYGNGGHRGMLSFHYSCSYSRFGLQNSRTVNCLSEDTGGAVRLRWQVLEQVDEELSKGDERAALSLVKNLQGKPGGLRCFDAARQVPQRLYTLDELKLNGIETASLLSPVDATLGSIERNLQVAALLGGVAAWNVFDLSPQQLLFFSLGLLFFWTLDGVSFNGGVSGLLLDTIGHTFSQKYHSRVIQHEAGHFLTAYLLGILPRGYTLTSLDALNKEGSLNVQAGTAFVDFEFNEEVNSGKLSATMLNRFSCIALAGVATEYLLFGYAEGGLADIDKSFLGACQRENSFSNLLFLSFSIQLDLLLKSLGFTQKKADSQVRWAVLNTVLILRRHEDARSKLAQAMSEGKSVGGCINIIEETIDDDDI; from the exons ATGGCTAGTGTGGTATATGGCAATGGTGGGCATAGAGGGATGTTATCCTTTCACTATTCCTGTTCATATTCCAGGTTTGGATTGCAGAATTCTAGGACAGTGAATTGCTTATCTGAGGATACAGGTGGTGCAGTAAGATTAAGGTGGCAAGTACTGGAGCAAGTGGATGAGGAGCTAAGCAAGGGGGATGAGAGGGCTGCATTGTCCTTGGTCAAGAATTTACAAGGCAAACCTGGTGGTCTCCGGTGTTTCGATGCTGCCCGGCAG GTACCTCAGAGGCTCTATACCTTGGATGAGCTAAAGTTGAATGGGATTGAAACTGCATCCCTACTTTCACCAGTGGATGCAACGCTAGGCTCTATAGAAAGGAATCTGCAGGTTGCTGCTCTTTTAGGAGGAGTTGCAGCATGGAACGTGTTTGATTTAAGCCCACAACAACTCCTATTTTTCTCACTAGGATTGTTGTTTTTCTGGACACTAGATGGT GTCTCATTCAATGGAGGAGTCAGTGGCTTGCTTCTTGATACCATTGGTCACACCTTCAGCCAAAAGTATCATAGCAGGGTTATTCAA CATGAAGCTGGGCATTTCTTGACTGCCTACCTGCTAGGAATTCTCCCAAGGGGGTACACACTGACCAGCTTGGATGCTTTGAATAAGGAAGGATCACTCAATGTTCAAGCAGGAACTGCATTTGTGGATTTCGAGTTTAATGAAGAA GTAAATTCAGGAAAATTATCAGCCACG ATGCTGAACAGGTTTTCATGTATTGCCCTTGCTGGTGTTGCAACAGAATATCTTCTCTTTGGTTATGCTGAGGGAGGTCTTGCTGATATTGACAAG AGCTTTCTTGGTGCATGTCAACGGGAGAATTCATTTTCAAACCTTTTGTTCCTTTCCTTTTCAATTCAG TTGGACTTGCTATTGAAAAGCTTGGGATTTACACAGAAGAAAGCTGACTCTCAAGTCAGATGGGCTGTACTAAATACTGTCCTAATTCTGCGTCGCCATGAAGACGCAAGATCAAAACTCGCACAGGCTATGTCTGAGGGAAAATCCGTAGGAGGTTGCATTAACATCATAGAAGAGACCATAGATGATGACGATATCTAG
- the LOC113732738 gene encoding uncharacterized protein isoform X1: MASVVYGNGGHRGMLSFHYSCSYSRFGLQNSRTVNCLSEDTGGAVRLRWQVLEQVDEELSKGDERAALSLVKNLQGKPGGLRCFDAARQVPQRLYTLDELKLNGIETASLLSPVDATLGSIERNLQVAALLGGVAAWNVFDLSPQQLLFFSLGLLFFWTLDGVSFNGGVSGLLLDTIGHTFSQKYHSRVIQHEAGHFLTAYLLGILPRGYTLTSLDALNKEGSLNVQAGTAFVDFEFNEEVNSGKLSATMLNRFSCIALAGVATEYLLFGYAEGGLADIDKSFLGACQRENSFSNLLFLSFSIQVIKSQLDLLLKSLGFTQKKADSQVRWAVLNTVLILRRHEDARSKLAQAMSEGKSVGGCINIIEETIDDDDI; the protein is encoded by the exons ATGGCTAGTGTGGTATATGGCAATGGTGGGCATAGAGGGATGTTATCCTTTCACTATTCCTGTTCATATTCCAGGTTTGGATTGCAGAATTCTAGGACAGTGAATTGCTTATCTGAGGATACAGGTGGTGCAGTAAGATTAAGGTGGCAAGTACTGGAGCAAGTGGATGAGGAGCTAAGCAAGGGGGATGAGAGGGCTGCATTGTCCTTGGTCAAGAATTTACAAGGCAAACCTGGTGGTCTCCGGTGTTTCGATGCTGCCCGGCAG GTACCTCAGAGGCTCTATACCTTGGATGAGCTAAAGTTGAATGGGATTGAAACTGCATCCCTACTTTCACCAGTGGATGCAACGCTAGGCTCTATAGAAAGGAATCTGCAGGTTGCTGCTCTTTTAGGAGGAGTTGCAGCATGGAACGTGTTTGATTTAAGCCCACAACAACTCCTATTTTTCTCACTAGGATTGTTGTTTTTCTGGACACTAGATGGT GTCTCATTCAATGGAGGAGTCAGTGGCTTGCTTCTTGATACCATTGGTCACACCTTCAGCCAAAAGTATCATAGCAGGGTTATTCAA CATGAAGCTGGGCATTTCTTGACTGCCTACCTGCTAGGAATTCTCCCAAGGGGGTACACACTGACCAGCTTGGATGCTTTGAATAAGGAAGGATCACTCAATGTTCAAGCAGGAACTGCATTTGTGGATTTCGAGTTTAATGAAGAA GTAAATTCAGGAAAATTATCAGCCACG ATGCTGAACAGGTTTTCATGTATTGCCCTTGCTGGTGTTGCAACAGAATATCTTCTCTTTGGTTATGCTGAGGGAGGTCTTGCTGATATTGACAAG AGCTTTCTTGGTGCATGTCAACGGGAGAATTCATTTTCAAACCTTTTGTTCCTTTCCTTTTCAATTCAGGTAATTAAATCACAG TTGGACTTGCTATTGAAAAGCTTGGGATTTACACAGAAGAAAGCTGACTCTCAAGTCAGATGGGCTGTACTAAATACTGTCCTAATTCTGCGTCGCCATGAAGACGCAAGATCAAAACTCGCACAGGCTATGTCTGAGGGAAAATCCGTAGGAGGTTGCATTAACATCATAGAAGAGACCATAGATGATGACGATATCTAG
- the LOC113732738 gene encoding uncharacterized protein isoform X4, which yields MASVVYGNGGHRGMLSFHYSCSYSRFGLQNSRTVNCLSEDTGGAVRLRWQVLEQVDEELSKGDERAALSLVKNLQGKPGGLRCFDAARQVPQRLYTLDELKLNGIETASLLSPVDATLGSIERNLQVAALLGGVAAWNVFDLSPQQLLFFSLGLLFFWTLDGVSFNGGVSGLLLDTIGHTFSQKYHSRVIQHEAGHFLTAYLLGILPRGYTLTSLDALNKEGSLNVQAGTAFVDFEFNEEVNSGKLSATMLNRFSCIALAGVATEYLLFGYAEGGLADIDKLDLLLKSLGFTQKKADSQVRWAVLNTVLILRRHEDARSKLAQAMSEGKSVGGCINIIEETIDDDDI from the exons ATGGCTAGTGTGGTATATGGCAATGGTGGGCATAGAGGGATGTTATCCTTTCACTATTCCTGTTCATATTCCAGGTTTGGATTGCAGAATTCTAGGACAGTGAATTGCTTATCTGAGGATACAGGTGGTGCAGTAAGATTAAGGTGGCAAGTACTGGAGCAAGTGGATGAGGAGCTAAGCAAGGGGGATGAGAGGGCTGCATTGTCCTTGGTCAAGAATTTACAAGGCAAACCTGGTGGTCTCCGGTGTTTCGATGCTGCCCGGCAG GTACCTCAGAGGCTCTATACCTTGGATGAGCTAAAGTTGAATGGGATTGAAACTGCATCCCTACTTTCACCAGTGGATGCAACGCTAGGCTCTATAGAAAGGAATCTGCAGGTTGCTGCTCTTTTAGGAGGAGTTGCAGCATGGAACGTGTTTGATTTAAGCCCACAACAACTCCTATTTTTCTCACTAGGATTGTTGTTTTTCTGGACACTAGATGGT GTCTCATTCAATGGAGGAGTCAGTGGCTTGCTTCTTGATACCATTGGTCACACCTTCAGCCAAAAGTATCATAGCAGGGTTATTCAA CATGAAGCTGGGCATTTCTTGACTGCCTACCTGCTAGGAATTCTCCCAAGGGGGTACACACTGACCAGCTTGGATGCTTTGAATAAGGAAGGATCACTCAATGTTCAAGCAGGAACTGCATTTGTGGATTTCGAGTTTAATGAAGAA GTAAATTCAGGAAAATTATCAGCCACG ATGCTGAACAGGTTTTCATGTATTGCCCTTGCTGGTGTTGCAACAGAATATCTTCTCTTTGGTTATGCTGAGGGAGGTCTTGCTGATATTGACAAG TTGGACTTGCTATTGAAAAGCTTGGGATTTACACAGAAGAAAGCTGACTCTCAAGTCAGATGGGCTGTACTAAATACTGTCCTAATTCTGCGTCGCCATGAAGACGCAAGATCAAAACTCGCACAGGCTATGTCTGAGGGAAAATCCGTAGGAGGTTGCATTAACATCATAGAAGAGACCATAGATGATGACGATATCTAG
- the LOC113732738 gene encoding uncharacterized protein isoform X3, with product MASVVYGNGGHRGMLSFHYSCSYSRFGLQNSRTVNCLSEDTGGAVRLRWQVLEQVDEELSKGDERAALSLVKNLQGKPGGLRCFDAARQVPQRLYTLDELKLNGIETASLLSPVDATLGSIERNLQVAALLGGVAAWNVFDLSPQQLLFFSLGLLFFWTLDGVSFNGGVSGLLLDTIGHTFSQKYHSRVIQHEAGHFLTAYLLGILPRGYTLTSLDALNKEGSLNVQAGTAFVDFEFNEEVNSGKLSATMLNRFSCIALAGVATEYLLFGYAEGGLADIDKVIKSQLDLLLKSLGFTQKKADSQVRWAVLNTVLILRRHEDARSKLAQAMSEGKSVGGCINIIEETIDDDDI from the exons ATGGCTAGTGTGGTATATGGCAATGGTGGGCATAGAGGGATGTTATCCTTTCACTATTCCTGTTCATATTCCAGGTTTGGATTGCAGAATTCTAGGACAGTGAATTGCTTATCTGAGGATACAGGTGGTGCAGTAAGATTAAGGTGGCAAGTACTGGAGCAAGTGGATGAGGAGCTAAGCAAGGGGGATGAGAGGGCTGCATTGTCCTTGGTCAAGAATTTACAAGGCAAACCTGGTGGTCTCCGGTGTTTCGATGCTGCCCGGCAG GTACCTCAGAGGCTCTATACCTTGGATGAGCTAAAGTTGAATGGGATTGAAACTGCATCCCTACTTTCACCAGTGGATGCAACGCTAGGCTCTATAGAAAGGAATCTGCAGGTTGCTGCTCTTTTAGGAGGAGTTGCAGCATGGAACGTGTTTGATTTAAGCCCACAACAACTCCTATTTTTCTCACTAGGATTGTTGTTTTTCTGGACACTAGATGGT GTCTCATTCAATGGAGGAGTCAGTGGCTTGCTTCTTGATACCATTGGTCACACCTTCAGCCAAAAGTATCATAGCAGGGTTATTCAA CATGAAGCTGGGCATTTCTTGACTGCCTACCTGCTAGGAATTCTCCCAAGGGGGTACACACTGACCAGCTTGGATGCTTTGAATAAGGAAGGATCACTCAATGTTCAAGCAGGAACTGCATTTGTGGATTTCGAGTTTAATGAAGAA GTAAATTCAGGAAAATTATCAGCCACG ATGCTGAACAGGTTTTCATGTATTGCCCTTGCTGGTGTTGCAACAGAATATCTTCTCTTTGGTTATGCTGAGGGAGGTCTTGCTGATATTGACAAG GTAATTAAATCACAG TTGGACTTGCTATTGAAAAGCTTGGGATTTACACAGAAGAAAGCTGACTCTCAAGTCAGATGGGCTGTACTAAATACTGTCCTAATTCTGCGTCGCCATGAAGACGCAAGATCAAAACTCGCACAGGCTATGTCTGAGGGAAAATCCGTAGGAGGTTGCATTAACATCATAGAAGAGACCATAGATGATGACGATATCTAG